A portion of the Corynebacterium heidelbergense genome contains these proteins:
- a CDS encoding alpha/beta hydrolase, translated as MSSANPTPAAADPTSRFSRAEITSHLGSEEPTPSVASLVFEPDDLGPGFQRHLVEMGPDPDGETPVRLALIRYRPDESDRDFFYRPAVIFIHGMTDYFFHAHVAHELHARGYAVYGLDLRKCGRAWREGQTWHHVTDQALYDEDITIAGTLIAAAHGSVVVEGHSTGGLNVATWAGRLNAAAEAHPDGPEAQLQQHLRGVVLNSPWLGLQLDPVSAFVSTYIFPLLIKVFPDLGVPGGITPAYGRSLHISEHGEWDYDLRYKPLAPRPKKASWLVGVIRQQRGFMRHPMNTGVPTIMFTSERHHFAKHFSLTQLPPTLINRWAPQRAQSNMPSIESRRAATDGADLILKPKQMRARIGRLAPHAEIVVLKDALHDVFLSRRAVRDRAINELAEWLAQVAPAPHRPSVPQTSESCAPR; from the coding sequence GTGAGCAGCGCCAATCCCACACCCGCGGCCGCCGATCCGACCAGCCGATTCAGCCGTGCGGAGATCACCTCCCACCTCGGCTCGGAGGAACCGACCCCCAGCGTGGCCTCCCTTGTATTCGAACCCGATGACCTGGGCCCGGGTTTCCAGCGCCACCTCGTGGAGATGGGGCCCGATCCGGACGGCGAAACGCCGGTCCGCCTCGCCCTCATTCGCTACCGGCCGGACGAATCGGACCGCGACTTCTTCTACCGCCCCGCCGTGATCTTCATCCACGGCATGACGGATTACTTCTTCCACGCTCACGTGGCCCACGAGCTGCACGCCCGCGGGTACGCCGTATACGGCCTGGACCTGCGCAAGTGCGGTCGGGCCTGGCGGGAGGGCCAAACGTGGCACCACGTGACGGACCAGGCCTTGTACGACGAGGACATCACAATTGCCGGCACGCTGATCGCCGCAGCCCACGGGAGCGTCGTGGTGGAGGGGCATTCCACCGGCGGACTGAATGTGGCCACCTGGGCCGGTCGGCTCAATGCCGCCGCCGAAGCCCACCCCGACGGCCCCGAGGCGCAGTTGCAACAGCATCTGCGCGGCGTGGTGCTCAACAGTCCATGGCTCGGCCTGCAATTGGACCCGGTGAGCGCCTTCGTCTCCACCTACATCTTCCCCCTCCTCATCAAGGTCTTTCCGGACCTCGGAGTCCCGGGGGGCATCACTCCGGCCTATGGCCGTTCCCTGCACATCAGCGAGCACGGCGAGTGGGATTACGACCTGCGCTACAAGCCCCTGGCACCCCGGCCGAAAAAGGCCTCTTGGCTCGTGGGGGTCATCCGCCAGCAGCGCGGTTTCATGCGCCATCCCATGAACACCGGGGTGCCCACAATCATGTTCACTTCGGAGCGCCACCACTTCGCCAAGCACTTTTCGCTCACCCAATTGCCTCCCACCCTCATCAACCGGTGGGCTCCGCAACGGGCGCAGTCGAACATGCCCAGCATCGAATCCCGGCGGGCCGCGACAGATGGGGCGGACCTCATCCTGAAGCCCAAGCAGATGCGCGCCCGGATTGGTCGCCTGGCTCCCCACGCGGAAATTGTCGTGCTCAAGGACGCGTTGCACGACGTGTTCCTCTCCCGCCGCGCTGTCCGGGACCGGGCGATCAACGAACTCGCCGAGTGGTTAGCGCAGGTGGCCCCTGCACCCCACCGCCCATCTGTCCCCCAAACCTCAGAGAGTTGTGCTCCCCGATGA
- the mtr gene encoding mycothione reductase, whose translation MTSPSNNSPSPDTTPAPLAASSTAPEHFDIIIVGTGSGNSIPGEHFHHKRVAIVEESTFGGTCINVGCIPTKMFVHAADVARDFADSERLSLHGSFDGVDWKHLQQRIFGQRIDPIAQSGEEYRRGSQTPNITLFSGRAAFVAPRTLQIGEGPIITGDNVVLATGGRPMIPRPIAESGVPYYTNDNVMRMERLPKSMIIVGAGIIAVEFAHVFSAFGTAVTVLARGENLLRKMDETLVDRFNSVADAQWETRRNTEIVSAREESGEIIATLSDGSDIRAEALLVATGRVNNSDRLNAPAGGVQLADDGRIITDEFGRTSDPAVFSLGDATNTFELKHVANAEARVVAHNLLHPQDLRRFNHDFVPSGIFTHPQIATVGMTEEEARSTASERKADVVVKVQEYSDVAYGWALEDTTGFCKIIADRNSGYILGAHIMGPQATTLIQELVTAMAFRLDYREVARGQYWPHPALTEVVENALLGLDEG comes from the coding sequence ATGACTTCCCCTTCCAATAACTCCCCCTCCCCCGATACGACCCCCGCGCCCCTCGCCGCCTCCAGCACGGCACCGGAGCACTTCGACATCATCATTGTAGGCACTGGCTCCGGCAATTCCATTCCCGGGGAGCACTTCCACCACAAGCGCGTTGCCATCGTGGAGGAATCGACCTTCGGCGGCACGTGCATCAACGTGGGGTGTATTCCGACGAAAATGTTTGTCCACGCCGCAGATGTGGCCCGGGATTTTGCCGATAGCGAGCGCCTTAGTCTCCACGGTTCTTTTGACGGTGTCGATTGGAAACACTTACAGCAGCGCATTTTCGGCCAGCGGATCGATCCCATTGCCCAATCGGGGGAGGAATACCGCCGCGGATCGCAAACCCCAAACATCACGTTGTTTTCCGGACGGGCGGCTTTCGTGGCCCCCCGCACGCTCCAGATTGGGGAGGGTCCCATCATCACGGGCGATAACGTGGTGCTGGCCACCGGTGGGCGCCCCATGATTCCCCGACCGATTGCCGAATCCGGCGTGCCCTACTACACGAACGACAACGTCATGCGCATGGAGCGGCTGCCGAAGTCCATGATCATCGTGGGCGCGGGCATTATTGCCGTGGAATTCGCCCACGTGTTCAGCGCATTCGGCACGGCTGTCACCGTGCTGGCCCGGGGGGAGAACCTCCTGCGGAAGATGGACGAGACCCTCGTGGATCGCTTCAACTCGGTGGCGGATGCGCAGTGGGAAACCCGCCGGAATACGGAGATTGTCTCGGCCCGGGAAGAATCGGGCGAGATCATTGCCACCTTGAGCGACGGCTCCGACATTCGCGCCGAAGCACTTTTGGTGGCGACCGGTCGCGTCAATAATTCCGATCGCCTTAACGCCCCGGCTGGTGGCGTCCAACTTGCCGATGATGGCCGGATCATCACCGATGAATTCGGACGCACCAGCGACCCCGCCGTTTTTTCTCTTGGGGACGCCACCAACACATTTGAACTGAAACACGTCGCGAATGCCGAAGCGCGCGTCGTCGCCCATAATCTGCTGCATCCGCAGGATCTCCGGCGCTTCAACCACGACTTTGTACCCAGCGGCATCTTCACGCATCCGCAGATTGCCACCGTCGGGATGACCGAGGAAGAAGCCCGCTCCACCGCTTCCGAGCGCAAGGCGGACGTTGTCGTGAAAGTCCAGGAGTACTCGGACGTCGCCTACGGCTGGGCCCTGGAGGACACCACCGGGTTCTGCAAGATCATCGCCGACCGCAACAGCGGGTACATCCTGGGAGCTCACATCATGGGCCCCCAGGCCACCACGCTCATCCAGGAGCTCGTGACCGCCATGGCCTTCCGCCTGGATTACCGCGAGGTGGCCCGGGGCCAGTACTGGCCTCACCCGGCGCTCACGGAAGTCGTGGAGAATGCCCTGCTCGGCCTCGACGAGGGCTAA
- the map gene encoding type I methionyl aminopeptidase yields MTRSPLQPGNPTPLRHVPDGIPRPEYAWQDSVQENVGEPWVQTEETIAAMREASRIAAGALRAAGEAVAPGATTDYLDQVAHEYMCDHGAYPSTLGYRNYPKSCCVSLNEIICHGIPDTTVVEDGDIVNIDVTAYYQGVHGDTNATFLAGDVSEEHRLLVERTEKALWRGIKAVRPGREINVIGRVIEAYAKRFGYSVVRDFTGHGIGTTFHNGLVILHYEEPHQKTVLEPGMTLTIEPMINLGGLAYDVWEDDWTVQTRDRKWTAQFEHTLVVTPEGCEVLTQLED; encoded by the coding sequence ATGACCAGAAGCCCCCTCCAACCCGGTAACCCCACCCCGCTGCGCCACGTCCCGGATGGGATCCCCCGCCCGGAATACGCCTGGCAGGATTCGGTCCAGGAGAACGTGGGGGAGCCCTGGGTGCAGACGGAGGAGACCATCGCCGCCATGCGGGAGGCCAGCCGGATCGCTGCCGGGGCCCTGCGGGCGGCGGGGGAGGCAGTGGCTCCCGGCGCAACCACCGATTACTTAGACCAGGTTGCCCACGAGTATATGTGCGATCACGGGGCGTATCCCTCCACGCTGGGCTACCGCAACTACCCCAAGAGCTGCTGTGTCAGCCTCAACGAGATCATCTGCCACGGCATCCCGGATACGACCGTGGTGGAGGATGGGGACATCGTCAACATCGACGTGACCGCCTACTACCAGGGGGTCCACGGCGATACGAACGCTACCTTCCTCGCCGGGGATGTGTCGGAGGAACACCGTCTCCTCGTCGAGCGGACGGAGAAGGCCCTGTGGCGGGGCATTAAGGCGGTGCGCCCCGGCCGGGAGATCAACGTGATCGGACGGGTGATCGAGGCCTACGCCAAGCGCTTCGGGTACTCCGTGGTGCGGGACTTCACCGGCCACGGTATCGGCACGACGTTCCACAATGGCCTTGTGATCCTGCACTACGAGGAGCCGCACCAGAAAACTGTCCTGGAGCCGGGGATGACGTTGACCATCGAGCCGATGATCAACCTCGGCGGCCTGGCCTACGACGTGTGGGAGGACGACTGGACGGTGCAGACCCGCGACCGCAAGTGGACCGCCCAGTTCGAGCACACGCTGGTGGTGACCCCCGAGGGCTGTGAGGTGCTTACCCAGCTCGAAGATTAG
- a CDS encoding penicillin-binding transpeptidase domain-containing protein: MRRRVFSTLVLTGLLFSAACTPRPDVADDTAEKFLQDLASHSKPGDLTDNAATANDAIDQSWDKLQAEGLATHLDKVDTNGNTATAHYSMDWDLPGDRHMRYGSTMTLTKSGSKWTVRWQPSVLHPALGANQHLELRAVPAQTASVVGSDGAVLLAPGSAYRVLVDTKKVKDVRGTLDRVAAQLDGLRATDPAVPRIDPAALAAEAKGVNGQFSVVTLGEVQGPKLAAALAGFDGVRVNQESALVRPDPGFAPDIMSRVSTLVDKDLQGANGWKVAAVTANGAEVKQLDGADPNPAPAVHVSLAKNVQDAAQAAVDTRGDAKAMMVVLRPSTGEVLAVAQTAKADEDGNVALMGQYPPGSTFKILTAYAGLSHQDLSPDSTVNCPGTQNIGGRVVTNYNGFSLGTTTLQRAFAASCNTTFANVSSGLAPGQLAGVASQFGLGVDFTIDGLDTFTGSVPRGDVLLDRTEAGYGQGLDLASPFGMALVSATAQRGSMPTPYLISGGNHQTRSKNQAAQPLDPGKVDQLRSMMRAVVTTGTARGIAGSGEVFGKTGEAEVNNGSHAWFTGYRGDLAFATLIVYGGGSESAVSVTNHFFANMDKGPDQGSPAPAAEG, translated from the coding sequence ATGCGTCGCCGTGTCTTTTCCACCCTCGTGCTCACTGGCCTGCTGTTTTCGGCCGCGTGCACGCCCCGCCCGGACGTGGCCGACGACACCGCAGAAAAGTTCCTGCAGGACCTAGCGAGCCACTCCAAGCCGGGAGATCTCACCGATAATGCGGCCACGGCGAACGACGCCATCGACCAGTCGTGGGACAAGCTGCAAGCCGAGGGGTTAGCCACCCACCTGGACAAGGTGGACACGAACGGCAACACCGCCACCGCCCACTACAGCATGGACTGGGACCTGCCGGGGGACCGCCACATGAGGTACGGCTCCACCATGACGTTGACGAAGTCCGGCTCCAAGTGGACGGTGCGCTGGCAGCCGAGTGTGCTCCACCCCGCCCTCGGCGCGAACCAACACCTGGAGCTGCGGGCGGTGCCGGCCCAGACGGCCAGCGTTGTGGGTTCCGACGGGGCCGTCCTGCTGGCCCCCGGGTCCGCCTACCGGGTGCTGGTGGACACGAAGAAAGTGAAAGACGTGCGGGGCACCCTGGATCGCGTGGCCGCGCAACTGGACGGGTTGCGTGCGACGGACCCCGCGGTGCCGCGCATCGACCCCGCGGCGCTCGCGGCAGAGGCAAAGGGGGTCAACGGCCAGTTCTCCGTCGTTACGCTCGGGGAGGTGCAGGGACCGAAGCTCGCCGCCGCTCTCGCGGGTTTCGACGGGGTCCGGGTCAACCAGGAATCCGCGCTGGTGCGCCCGGACCCGGGCTTCGCCCCGGACATCATGAGCCGGGTCTCCACTCTGGTGGACAAGGACCTACAGGGCGCGAACGGCTGGAAAGTCGCCGCCGTCACGGCCAACGGCGCCGAGGTCAAGCAACTGGACGGCGCGGACCCCAACCCGGCCCCCGCCGTCCACGTCTCCCTGGCCAAGAACGTTCAAGATGCCGCCCAGGCAGCGGTGGATACGCGCGGGGACGCCAAGGCGATGATGGTGGTTCTGCGCCCCTCCACGGGGGAAGTGCTGGCGGTGGCCCAGACCGCGAAGGCCGACGAGGACGGCAACGTAGCCCTCATGGGCCAGTACCCCCCGGGCTCCACCTTCAAGATCCTCACCGCCTACGCCGGGCTGAGCCACCAAGACTTGTCCCCGGATTCCACCGTGAACTGCCCCGGAACCCAGAACATCGGGGGACGAGTGGTGACCAACTACAACGGGTTCTCCCTGGGCACCACCACTTTGCAGAGGGCCTTCGCGGCTTCCTGCAACACGACCTTCGCTAATGTCTCCAGCGGTTTGGCCCCGGGCCAGCTCGCGGGCGTGGCCTCCCAGTTCGGACTCGGTGTGGATTTCACCATCGACGGGCTAGACACCTTCACTGGGTCCGTCCCGCGCGGGGATGTGCTGCTGGACCGCACCGAGGCCGGCTACGGCCAGGGCCTGGATCTGGCCAGCCCCTTCGGCATGGCCCTCGTCTCTGCGACGGCCCAGCGCGGGTCCATGCCTACGCCCTACCTCATCTCCGGGGGCAACCACCAGACTCGCAGTAAAAATCAAGCCGCCCAGCCGCTGGATCCTGGGAAGGTGGACCAGTTGCGGTCGATGATGCGCGCGGTGGTCACCACCGGTACGGCCCGGGGTATCGCTGGGTCCGGTGAAGTGTTCGGCAAGACGGGTGAGGCGGAAGTGAACAACGGCTCGCATGCCTGGTTCACGGGATATCGGGGGGACCTGGCCTTCGCCACGCTCATCGTCTACGGGGGCGGCTCCGAGTCCGCGGTGAGCGTGACCAACCACTTCTTCGCGAACATGGACAAGGGGCCCGATCAGGGTTCGCCCGCGCCCGCCGCAGAGGGTTAA
- a CDS encoding LuxR C-terminal-related transcriptional regulator has protein sequence MVSNSAAAQPARGGGGVINVLIADDHPVVRAGLQAVLTSVPGSEDIRVVGLVESPEEAVRQVTRLAESSERVDVVLMDLRFGQSPSNAAGAGAGGVQATQRLRALANPPQVLVVTNYSSDGEVVGAVSAGAVGYLLKDCPPEDLVAGIHKAARGEAVMSQQVMGKLMGRLNNPAEALTPREMDVLRLVGDGRSNREIARTLVLTEATIKSHLGHIFTKLGVSNRTGAVATAREKGIL, from the coding sequence ATGGTATCTAACTCAGCGGCAGCTCAACCGGCGCGCGGGGGAGGGGGCGTCATCAACGTTCTCATCGCCGATGACCACCCGGTGGTCCGCGCCGGGCTGCAGGCCGTGCTGACCTCCGTGCCCGGCAGCGAGGATATTCGGGTGGTGGGCCTCGTGGAGAGCCCCGAAGAGGCGGTGCGTCAGGTGACGCGCCTGGCCGAGAGCTCGGAGCGGGTGGACGTGGTGCTCATGGACCTCCGCTTCGGGCAATCCCCCAGCAACGCCGCAGGTGCCGGGGCCGGGGGAGTTCAGGCCACCCAACGGCTGCGGGCGCTGGCCAATCCCCCGCAAGTGCTGGTGGTGACGAACTACTCCTCCGACGGGGAAGTGGTGGGGGCGGTCTCCGCCGGGGCCGTGGGGTACCTGCTCAAGGACTGCCCGCCGGAGGACCTTGTGGCCGGCATTCACAAGGCGGCCCGCGGGGAAGCGGTGATGAGTCAGCAGGTTATGGGAAAACTCATGGGCCGGTTGAATAACCCGGCGGAGGCGCTGACCCCCAGGGAGATGGACGTTCTGCGCCTCGTCGGCGATGGACGCAGCAACCGGGAGATCGCCCGCACTCTGGTGCTCACCGAGGCCACCATCAAAAGCCACCTCGGCCACATCTTCACCAAATTGGGCGTGAGCAACCGGACTGGGGCCGTGGCCACTGCCCGCGAGAAGGGCATCCTCTGA
- a CDS encoding sensor histidine kinase, with translation MTATSPASTQLLHRLWRGLAWALHILLAALLVLVAMQASNGWAYVGIAVFLVTYAGGLPFIARRAGDIAQPMGGGAHPWPVWLWLVAVCAAWLFMAIAEVDAAFVAFPLFFVLVRFLRPLASGVAIVLLTLAVVAVLAVHLEAKNSGAINLGAMVGPIIGAGVAWVLGVGFRLLYAEAQARAEAMDALVAARAEALAASRRAGETDERARLAGEIHDTVAQGLSSIHMLLSAVESSLPAGHEATAAQQIALAKQTASDNLTETRRIIAALQPAPLTSAELPVALARICSSTPLGTDLRFDIDGSPRQLPPEVENTIVRVTQSLVSNVVRHSGGSGRVTLTYHPECVSVDVVDNGTGFDPQQVDLDPQGDRGRTSGLAGVNTRVRSLGGQMTVESSVGGGTGVSVSIPASTSDRTPPQGGDD, from the coding sequence ATGACTGCTACCTCGCCCGCCAGCACCCAGCTGCTCCACCGTCTATGGCGGGGTTTGGCCTGGGCACTGCACATCCTGCTCGCCGCGCTGCTCGTGTTGGTCGCTATGCAGGCCAGCAACGGCTGGGCTTACGTGGGGATCGCGGTCTTTCTCGTGACCTATGCCGGCGGACTGCCCTTCATCGCGCGGCGGGCGGGTGACATCGCACAACCGATGGGCGGCGGCGCGCACCCCTGGCCAGTGTGGCTGTGGCTGGTGGCGGTGTGTGCGGCGTGGCTGTTCATGGCCATCGCGGAGGTCGACGCGGCGTTCGTGGCCTTCCCCCTGTTCTTCGTCCTCGTGCGCTTCCTGCGGCCGCTGGCCAGCGGGGTGGCCATCGTGCTGCTCACCCTGGCCGTGGTGGCGGTGCTCGCCGTGCACCTGGAGGCGAAGAACTCGGGGGCGATCAACCTAGGTGCCATGGTGGGGCCCATCATCGGCGCGGGCGTGGCCTGGGTCCTGGGTGTGGGCTTCCGCCTGCTCTACGCGGAGGCGCAGGCGCGCGCGGAGGCGATGGATGCCCTCGTCGCCGCCCGGGCCGAGGCCCTGGCCGCCTCCCGGCGGGCGGGGGAGACGGACGAGCGGGCGCGGCTGGCCGGGGAGATCCACGACACCGTGGCCCAGGGGTTGTCCTCCATCCACATGCTGCTCTCCGCTGTGGAATCCAGCCTGCCGGCCGGGCACGAGGCCACCGCCGCGCAGCAGATCGCCCTGGCCAAGCAAACCGCCAGCGATAACCTCACCGAGACCCGCCGAATCATTGCGGCCCTTCAGCCCGCCCCGTTGACCAGCGCGGAACTTCCGGTAGCGCTGGCCCGGATCTGCTCGAGCACGCCCCTGGGAACGGACCTGCGCTTCGACATCGACGGCTCCCCTCGCCAGTTGCCCCCGGAGGTGGAGAACACCATCGTTCGCGTCACCCAGTCCCTTGTATCCAACGTCGTGCGGCACTCCGGGGGCAGCGGCCGGGTCACGCTGACCTACCACCCGGAATGCGTGTCCGTGGACGTCGTGGACAACGGCACCGGATTCGACCCGCAGCAGGTGGACCTGGACCCCCAGGGGGATCGGGGACGGACATCCGGCCTCGCAGGGGTAAACACGCGGGTGCGGTCACTCGGTGGGCAAATGACCGTGGAATCCAGCGTCGGCGGGGGCACCGGCGTGTCCGTGAGCATCCCCGCTTCCACGAGCGATCGCACCCCACCACAGGGAGGAGACGACTGA
- a CDS encoding ABC transporter permease — MFQGFRELLAAKGRTLLIVLTVGMITLMVTFLSSLAGGLSYQSVSALKYRLDSVAGADSALVLTEAGAAPSWSSSQLTDEQLAAVERQGGRPLRIARDRVDADPVIYLSDPTVAPGTAVANAPLVASHPTVNPGGHPLSTRQADRDIFLDHMPVIRISEQDATTLARANVAAVLDHPGAPIPGTTQLPGSQRWEASSSYQGEQMSLNLMITLLYVISGLVLGAFFMVWTMQRLRGVSISSALGASRRVLAADSLGQAVAVLALGILGGVAVTVAAASVMGGALPIELSAQSTVKPMLILLACGLAGAALSLRPVLTTSPRAALANA; from the coding sequence ATGTTCCAAGGATTCCGCGAATTGCTGGCCGCGAAAGGCCGGACCCTGCTCATTGTCCTCACCGTGGGGATGATCACGCTCATGGTGACGTTCCTGTCCTCCCTTGCAGGCGGTTTGTCCTACCAGTCCGTCAGCGCGCTGAAGTACCGGCTTGATTCCGTCGCGGGCGCGGATTCCGCCCTCGTTCTCACGGAGGCCGGAGCCGCCCCTTCCTGGTCCTCCTCCCAGCTCACGGATGAGCAGCTCGCGGCGGTAGAGCGCCAGGGCGGTCGCCCCCTGCGCATCGCACGAGACCGGGTGGACGCGGATCCCGTCATCTACCTGTCGGATCCCACTGTTGCCCCCGGAACCGCCGTGGCCAACGCGCCGCTGGTGGCGTCCCACCCCACGGTCAATCCGGGCGGCCACCCCCTGAGCACCAGGCAGGCGGACAGGGACATCTTCTTGGATCACATGCCCGTCATCCGCATTTCGGAGCAGGACGCCACCACCCTGGCGCGCGCCAACGTCGCCGCAGTGCTGGACCACCCCGGGGCCCCGATCCCGGGAACGACCCAGCTACCCGGCTCCCAACGCTGGGAGGCATCCTCCTCCTACCAGGGGGAACAGATGTCCCTGAACCTCATGATTACCCTGCTGTACGTCATCTCCGGCCTGGTCCTGGGGGCCTTCTTCATGGTGTGGACGATGCAGCGGCTGCGGGGGGTATCCATTAGTTCCGCGCTGGGAGCCTCCCGCCGGGTGCTGGCGGCGGATTCCCTGGGCCAGGCGGTCGCGGTGCTCGCACTGGGCATACTCGGCGGCGTGGCCGTGACCGTGGCGGCCGCGAGCGTTATGGGCGGGGCCCTGCCGATCGAGCTCTCCGCGCAGAGCACCGTCAAGCCGATGCTCATCCTGCTGGCCTGCGGGTTGGCCGGTGCCGCCCTGTCTCTGCGCCCGGTGCTGACCACCTCCCCCCGCGCAGCGCTGGCCAACGCCTAG
- a CDS encoding ABC transporter ATP-binding protein produces the protein MNHHSPAPTSSAASGLRMRGITLDVQDGSQRRRILDSVDLDVAAGEVLGITGPSGSGKSTLLAVAGCLQAPTAGRAQLLLGGDSPESTVELGRDTGRAAARIRRNHIGFVFQQPNLWPALRVMDQLRAVSRLDRILPMPRSARRAVDARAAELLEAVGLADMGARRVGELSGGQQARVNVARALMNRPQLLLVDEPTAALDTASGTQVTQLIERMALDNGAATLYVSHDAEQLAALNRVLTLVDGKVA, from the coding sequence ATGAATCACCATAGCCCCGCCCCCACGAGCTCCGCGGCCTCGGGCCTGCGCATGCGCGGCATCACCCTGGATGTGCAGGACGGCTCCCAGCGCCGCCGCATCCTGGACTCCGTGGACTTAGACGTCGCCGCCGGGGAGGTGCTGGGCATCACGGGCCCCTCTGGCTCCGGCAAGTCGACGCTCCTGGCCGTGGCCGGGTGCCTGCAGGCCCCCACCGCGGGACGCGCGCAGCTTCTGCTGGGCGGGGATTCCCCGGAAAGCACCGTCGAGCTCGGCCGGGACACCGGACGCGCGGCGGCCCGGATCCGCCGCAACCACATTGGCTTCGTGTTCCAGCAGCCCAACCTCTGGCCGGCCCTGCGCGTCATGGACCAGCTCCGAGCCGTCAGCCGCCTGGACCGCATCCTGCCGATGCCCCGCTCCGCCCGCCGGGCCGTGGATGCCCGCGCCGCAGAGCTGCTGGAGGCCGTGGGGCTCGCGGATATGGGCGCGCGCCGCGTGGGGGAACTTTCCGGCGGCCAACAGGCCCGGGTGAACGTCGCCCGCGCCCTGATGAACCGGCCGCAGCTACTGCTTGTGGACGAGCCCACGGCCGCCCTGGACACCGCTAGCGGCACCCAGGTGACCCAGCTCATCGAGCGCATGGCCCTGGATAACGGGGCGGCGACCCTCTACGTCTCCCATGACGCAGAGCAACTCGCCGCCCTTAACCGGGTGCTCACCCTCGTGGACGGCAAGGTCGCCTAG
- the ispG gene encoding flavodoxin-dependent (E)-4-hydroxy-3-methylbut-2-enyl-diphosphate synthase, whose product MSAIPLGLPDAPPPVLAPRRKTRQLMVGNVGVGSDYPISVQSMTTTKTHDINATLQQIAQLTASGCDIVRVACPKTVDAEALPAIARKSPIPVIADIHFQPKYIFAAIDAGCAAVRVNPGNIKEFDGRVKEVAKAAGDAGIPIRIGVNAGSLDKRILEKYGKASPEALVESALWEAQLFEEHGYGDIAISVKHNDPVIMVEAYRQLAAKSDYPLHLGVTEAGPAFQGTIKSSVAFGALLAEGIGDTIRVSLSADPVEEIKVGDQILQSLNLRPRKLEIVSCPSCGRAQVDVYTLADQVTEGLKGIEFPLRVAVMGCVVNGPGEARDADLGVASGNGKGQIFVKGEVIKTVPEDQIVETLIEEAMRIAEEEGLEAVEGTQAEVKVTR is encoded by the coding sequence ATGAGCGCCATCCCCCTGGGCCTGCCCGATGCCCCACCGCCCGTCCTGGCCCCGCGCCGGAAGACCCGCCAACTTATGGTGGGCAACGTGGGCGTGGGTAGCGACTACCCCATCTCGGTGCAGTCCATGACCACCACGAAGACCCACGACATCAACGCCACCCTCCAGCAGATCGCGCAGCTCACCGCCTCTGGGTGCGACATCGTGCGGGTGGCCTGCCCCAAGACGGTGGACGCGGAGGCCCTGCCGGCCATCGCCCGCAAATCCCCGATCCCCGTGATCGCGGACATTCACTTTCAGCCTAAGTACATCTTCGCGGCCATCGACGCCGGCTGCGCAGCAGTGCGGGTGAACCCCGGCAACATCAAGGAATTCGACGGCCGGGTCAAGGAGGTGGCCAAGGCCGCCGGAGATGCGGGCATTCCCATCCGCATCGGGGTGAACGCCGGTTCCCTGGACAAGCGGATCCTGGAGAAGTACGGGAAGGCCAGCCCAGAGGCGCTGGTGGAGTCCGCGCTGTGGGAGGCGCAGCTCTTCGAGGAACACGGCTACGGGGACATCGCCATCTCCGTGAAGCACAACGACCCGGTGATCATGGTGGAGGCCTACCGGCAGCTCGCGGCGAAGAGCGACTACCCGCTGCACCTGGGGGTCACCGAGGCCGGGCCGGCCTTCCAGGGGACGATTAAGTCCTCCGTGGCCTTCGGGGCCCTGCTGGCGGAGGGCATCGGCGATACCATCCGGGTCTCCCTGTCGGCGGATCCGGTGGAGGAGATCAAGGTGGGGGACCAGATCCTCCAATCGCTGAACCTGCGGCCCCGCAAGCTGGAGATCGTCTCCTGCCCCTCCTGCGGTCGCGCGCAAGTGGACGTGTACACCCTGGCGGACCAGGTGACGGAGGGGCTCAAGGGCATCGAGTTCCCCCTGCGCGTGGCCGTCATGGGATGCGTGGTCAATGGGCCCGGGGAGGCCCGCGACGCTGACCTGGGGGTGGCCTCCGGCAACGGCAAGGGCCAGATCTTCGTCAAGGGGGAGGTCATCAAGACCGTTCCCGAGGATCAGATTGTGGAGACCCTCATCGAAGAGGCGATGCGCATCGCCGAAGAGGAGGGCCTCGAGGCCGTGGAAGGCACCCAGGCGGAGGTGAAGGTCACCCGCTAG